One genomic window of Etheostoma spectabile isolate EspeVRDwgs_2016 chromosome 7, UIUC_Espe_1.0, whole genome shotgun sequence includes the following:
- the LOC116692265 gene encoding probable pleckstrin homology domain-containing family N member 1, translating to MGCCSVTQRHTGVDEVGPDEIELLELSGDNLGVWSLGETRLQLSVRNSRDELPPPPLPPPPHHPSVRNLEQKVVLWGRDRDELHHRIYSHQPIREWEGQPAHMYGEIIHSSLVSLYNSYTQETSEHFLVLFSFHLLILSLDHSRQDFIYEGILPLSGLSFQIVSLDPDTSHSPHMFEISSPMVDSKIFMCSSAGELQKWMQHIEDRRYKSLAKPISPSHCALSYLLPCDEHWKREELKKYLLQAPIWQWEGSPIQHMGQPGYISIVHVINTQRQGLQERLIVVFPQDLLLLSVDNKRLNIRYEGRLPRHSIKAVERSALPGRLEFELIGDMVEPLRVSCTCLEDYRNLMFQLQQPDRSSHVTVSPAAPPIMPKLQRSRKESQEPIITADQCHINGGS from the exons ATGGGATGCTGCAGTGTGACCCAGAGGCATACTGGAGTGGACGAGGTGGGCCCTGATGAGATCGAGCTCCTGGAACTCTCTGGAGACAATTTAGG AGTGTGGAGTCTAGGAGAGACCAGGCTTCAGCTGTCAGTGAGGAACAGCAGAGATGAgctgccaccaccaccactaccaccaccaccacaccacccTTCAGTACGAAACCTGGaacaaaag GTGGTGCTGTGGGGCAGAGACAGAGACGAGTTGCACCACAGGATTTACTCCCACCAGCCAATCAGGGAGTGGGAGGGCCAGCCTGCCCACATGTATGGAGAGATCATCCATTCCTCCCTGGTGTCTCTCTATAACAGCTATACACAG GAAACTAGTGAACACttccttgtgttgttttctttccacCTCTTGATACTCTCTCTGGACCACTCTCGACAAGACTTCATTTATGAG GGCATCCTTCCCCTTTCTGGACTTTCCTTTCAAATCGTCTCCTTGGACCCTGACACGTCACATTCACCACACATGTTTGAGATCAGCA GTCCAATGGTGGACTCCAAGATCTTTATGTGTTCCAGTGCTGGAGAGTTACAGAAGTGGATGCAACACATAGAAGACAGAAGATACAAGTCACTGGCAAAACCCATTAGTCCTTCCCACTGTGCGCTCTCCTATCTT TTACCCTGTGATGAGcactggaaaagagaagaactGAAAAAGTACTTGTTGCAAGCTCCCATATGGCAGTGGGAGGGCTCGCCAATACAGCACATGGGTCAGCCGGGATACATATCTATCGTCCATGTCatcaacacacagagacag GGACTCCAAGAAAGACTGATTGTTGTCTTTCCTCAAGACCTCCTGCTACTGTCAGTTGACAACAAGCGTCTGAATATAAGATATGAG GGCAGGTTGCCCCGACACAGCATCAAAGCAGTGGAGAGGTCAGCCCTGCCTGGGCGGCTGGAGTTTGAGCTGATAG gTGATATGGTGGAGCCCCTGCGAGTCTCCTGTACCTGTCTGGAGGATTACCGGAACCTGATGTTCCAATTACAACAG CCAGACAGAAGCAGCCACGTTACTGTGAGTCCCGCTGCACCTCCAATCATGCCAAAGCTGCAGAGGAGCAGGAAGGAGTCCCAGGAGCCAATAATAACAGCCGACCAATGTCACATCAATGGAGGCAGCTGA